In Bacillus kexueae, the following proteins share a genomic window:
- a CDS encoding ATP-binding protein, translated as MMFWRSVVGKLWSTILLLVSFVLLILTVLLLQFMQNYHIEAAKNELNTLASKISLILESHDDQQLARSIAQELSDEQTNVLIVENEQNYWKSPVVSELAPSFSLEEILEHDELHNAFKNNEEISVVLTAQSSVLTEKEENEMIIVGSPFKLNGEHGYVFVARSLLVINETTKQTTQYILLAAGIAIILTTIFAFFLSTRITYPLRKMREVAMELANGKFNTKVPKLTHDEIGELAVAFNQMGKQVQFHMNALRQEKEQLANILSSMADGVITLNIDGTILVTNPPAERFLQAWYYEQEMKVEKGEELPPEVRELFQQVVSTQREQITEVQVQGRTWVVIMSSLYNQANVRGAVVVLRDMTEERRLDKLRKDFIANVSHELRTPISMLQGYSEAILDDIPTSDEERKEIVQVIYDESLRMGRLVNDLLDLARMEAGHISLNYESLSLQPFIEKVIRKFYKPAKEKNIDLSVTWENEVKEAHFDPDRIEQVLTNLIDNALRHTNSGGFVKLTIQKTETGLKMDVQDSGSGIREEDLPFVFERFYKADKARTRGRSGTGLGLAIAKNIVDAHNGNIHVHSKLNEGTTFSIYLPS; from the coding sequence ATGATGTTTTGGCGGAGTGTTGTAGGGAAGCTTTGGTCTACAATTTTGCTTCTCGTATCATTCGTATTATTGATTCTAACCGTCCTTTTATTGCAATTCATGCAAAATTATCATATTGAAGCCGCTAAAAACGAACTGAATACGTTGGCGAGTAAGATTTCCCTTATTTTAGAAAGTCATGATGACCAACAATTAGCTCGGTCTATCGCACAGGAACTATCAGATGAACAAACGAATGTATTAATCGTTGAAAATGAACAAAATTATTGGAAGTCTCCTGTAGTAAGTGAGCTAGCGCCTTCTTTCTCATTGGAGGAAATATTAGAACATGATGAACTACATAATGCGTTTAAAAATAATGAAGAAATCAGTGTTGTATTAACTGCTCAATCATCTGTCCTTACGGAAAAAGAAGAAAACGAAATGATTATCGTAGGTTCTCCTTTCAAATTAAATGGAGAGCATGGTTATGTGTTTGTAGCTCGTTCGTTATTAGTAATAAACGAAACGACGAAGCAAACAACCCAATATATTTTATTGGCAGCTGGAATTGCAATTATTTTAACGACCATTTTTGCTTTCTTTTTATCAACGAGAATTACTTATCCGCTTCGAAAAATGAGAGAAGTAGCAATGGAGTTAGCAAATGGTAAATTTAATACGAAAGTTCCGAAATTAACTCATGACGAGATTGGGGAATTGGCGGTTGCGTTTAACCAGATGGGAAAGCAAGTTCAATTCCATATGAATGCGCTCCGACAAGAGAAGGAACAATTAGCAAATATACTAAGTAGTATGGCGGATGGTGTAATTACACTGAACATAGATGGAACAATTTTAGTGACGAATCCTCCAGCTGAACGATTTTTACAAGCATGGTACTATGAGCAGGAGATGAAAGTCGAAAAAGGCGAGGAACTCCCTCCAGAAGTTCGTGAACTGTTTCAGCAAGTTGTTTCTACTCAACGAGAGCAAATTACTGAAGTTCAAGTGCAAGGGCGAACGTGGGTAGTGATCATGAGCTCTTTATATAATCAAGCAAATGTGCGAGGAGCGGTCGTGGTTTTACGAGATATGACGGAAGAAAGACGACTAGACAAGTTGCGAAAAGATTTTATCGCAAATGTCTCGCACGAGCTAAGAACGCCAATTTCAATGCTACAAGGATATAGTGAAGCGATATTAGACGATATACCGACGAGCGATGAAGAGCGGAAAGAAATCGTTCAAGTAATTTACGACGAGTCCTTGCGTATGGGGCGATTAGTAAATGATTTACTCGACCTTGCTAGAATGGAAGCTGGACACATTTCTTTAAATTATGAATCCCTTTCCTTACAACCTTTTATTGAAAAAGTGATTCGAAAGTTTTATAAACCGGCAAAAGAGAAAAATATTGACCTTTCTGTTACTTGGGAAAATGAAGTAAAAGAAGCTCATTTTGACCCAGATCGTATTGAGCAGGTGTTAACGAATTTAATTGATAATGCTTTGCGCCATACGAACAGCGGAGGTTTCGTAAAATTGACGATACAAAAAACGGAAACAGGCTTGAAAATGGATGTTCAAGATAGTGGAAGCGGAATTCGTGAGGAAGATTTACCATTTGTTTTTGAACGTTTTTATAAAGCTGATAAAGCCCGAACTCGTGGACGGTCTGGGACAGGTTTAGGACTGGCAATTGCCAAAAATATTGTTGACGCTCATAACGGAAATATTCATGTCCATAGTAAATTAAATGAGGGAACAACGTTTAGCATCTATTTACCTTCTTAG
- a CDS encoding cob(I)yrinic acid a,c-diamide adenosyltransferase — protein sequence MNIYTKTGDKGKTSIIGGRVDKDDLRVQAYGTIDELNAFIGLAMTRLTEDHYHDIYNELEKIQHELFDCGGDLAVVFEKQKNPFKTTEDMITFLEERIDEYVEEAPPLQRFILPGGTEAASYIHVARTIARRVERQIVSLQKVEKIHEPVLKYMNRLSDYLFALARVINYRAGKKDIEYERSAIVFRTKKQ from the coding sequence ATGAATATTTATACAAAAACGGGTGACAAAGGGAAAACGAGTATTATTGGTGGCAGAGTTGATAAAGACGATCTTCGAGTACAAGCATATGGAACAATCGATGAGTTAAATGCTTTTATTGGCTTAGCCATGACAAGATTGACAGAAGATCATTATCATGATATTTATAATGAGTTAGAAAAAATTCAGCACGAACTTTTTGATTGTGGAGGCGATTTAGCCGTTGTTTTTGAAAAACAAAAGAACCCATTTAAAACAACGGAGGACATGATTACTTTTTTAGAAGAGAGAATCGATGAATATGTAGAAGAAGCACCGCCTTTACAACGATTTATCTTACCAGGGGGAACTGAAGCAGCTAGCTACATACATGTGGCAAGAACGATAGCACGTCGAGTAGAAAGACAAATTGTTTCCTTACAAAAAGTAGAGAAAATACATGAACCGGTTCTGAAGTACATGAATCGATTATCAGATTATTTATTTGCTCTCGCCCGAGTTATAAATTACAGAGCTGGTAAAAAAGATATAGAATATGAAAGAAGTGCGATTGTTTTTCGTACAAAAAAACAATAG
- the sigX gene encoding RNA polymerase sigma factor SigX, producing MEDAFQKLYEKYHQDLFQFLFYLVKDQNTAEDLIQEVYIKVLKSYDRFEGRSSEKTWLFSIARHVAIDYFRKQKTIRQRILDKFDFDKGTIVDHSPLPEEVSIKREEIQWLYKALDACNVNQRSVIILRYLKDMSIQETAAILGWTESKVKTTAHRAIKLLRNEMERIKDEQEVESNDQTLSME from the coding sequence ATGGAGGACGCTTTTCAGAAGCTTTATGAAAAGTATCACCAAGATCTTTTCCAATTTTTATTTTACTTAGTAAAAGATCAAAATACGGCTGAAGATTTAATTCAAGAGGTGTATATAAAAGTATTAAAATCGTATGATCGTTTTGAAGGGAGGAGCAGTGAGAAGACATGGCTGTTTTCCATTGCTCGACATGTAGCCATTGATTATTTTCGAAAACAAAAAACGATTCGTCAACGCATTCTGGATAAGTTTGATTTCGATAAGGGGACGATTGTCGATCATTCGCCTCTTCCAGAAGAAGTATCAATCAAGCGAGAAGAAATACAGTGGCTTTATAAAGCGCTCGATGCATGTAATGTCAATCAACGATCTGTTATAATCTTACGTTATCTAAAAGATATGTCGATCCAAGAGACCGCAGCTATTTTAGGATGGACAGAAAGTAAAGTGAAAACGACCGCACATCGCGCCATCAAGTTATTGCGAAATGAGATGGAACGGATTAAAGACGAACAGGAGGTCGAGTCCAATGACCAAACACTATCGATGGAATGA